A region from the Cervus elaphus chromosome 10, mCerEla1.1, whole genome shotgun sequence genome encodes:
- the ECI1 gene encoding enoyl-CoA delta isomerase 1, mitochondrial, producing MALASGVRVPARALLRPWALLWGTTLGRREPAAGGGGDGERRFGSQRVLVEPDAAAGVAVMKLRNPPVNSLSLELLTELVISLEKLENDKTFRGVILTSDCPRVFSAGLDLTEVCGRNPAHYTEYWKAVQELWLRTYLSSLVLVAAINGACPAGGCMMALSCDFRVLADNPKYHIGLNETLLGIVAPFWLKDAYVNTIGHRASEQALQLGLLFPPAEALQVGLVDQVVPEDQVLGAALSAMARWLAVPDHARQLTKNMMRKATADRLLRQRDADIQNFISFICRDSIQKSLQVYLEKLRQRKG from the exons ATGGCGCTGGCATCGGGAGTGCGCGTCCCCGCGCGCGCCCTGCTCCGTCCGT GGGCGCTGCTCTGGGGCACGACCCTTGGGCGCAGAGAGCCGGCGGCCGGCGGCGGCGGGGATGGCGAGCGGCGCTTCGGGAGCCAGCGGGTGCTGGTGGAACCGGACGCGGCCGCAG GGGTAGCCGTGATGAAGTTGAGGAATCCCCCCGTGAACTCCCTGAGCTTGGAGCTGCTGACGGAGCTGGTCATCAGCCTGGAGAAGCTGGAGAACGACAAGACCTTCCGTGGCGTCATCCTAACTTCT GACTGCCCCAGGGTCTTCTCCGCCGGCCTGGACCTGACGGAGGTATGCGGGAGGAACCCGGCCCACTACACCGAGTACTGGAAGGCCGTGCAGGAGCTGTGGCTGCGGACGTACCTGTCCAGCCTGGTGCTGGTTGCCGCCATCAAC GGAGCCTGCCCCGCGGGGGGCTGTATGATGGCCCTTTCCTGTGACTTCCGGGTTCTGGCTGACAACCCCAAGTACCACATAGGGCTGAACGAGACCTTGCTGGGCATCGTCGCCCCCTTCTG GCTCAAAGACGCGTATGTGAACACCATCGGGCACCGCGCCTCGGAGCAGGCCCTGCAGCTGGGATTGCTCTTCCCACCAGCAGAGGCTCTCCAGGTGGGCCTGGTGGACCAGGTGGTGCCGGAGGACCAGGTGCTGGGCGCGGCGCTCTCGGCGATGGCCCGGTGGCTGGCCGTTCCAG ATCACGCGCGCCAGCTGACCAAGAACATGATGCGAAAGGCCACGGCAGACCGCCTGCTGAGGCAGCGCGACGCTGACATCCAGAACTTCATCAGCTTCATCTGCAGAGACTCCATCCAGAAGTCGCTGCAGGTGTACTTGGAGAAGCTCCGACAgaggaaaggctga